The window ATAAATTATATTTGCTTATAACTTACATAACTTCATAACTTATAACTTATATTTGCTTCTATTATGGAACCAGAGTCTTTAACTTAAGCTTCAGCAAATCTAAGACAAAGAAACGCTTGGTTCAGAAACTACAGGTATAGATTCCACTTCTGGCTCATTAGATACATGAAAGTGCCATAGAGAGAGTTCAACATGCTTTATATAAGCTCCAAACACTCTATACTAACTGAAAAAGTAAACAACTAGTGTACCACAGTGAACTCCCTCCAAGAAGTTATGCAAACCATTTTTATAGTTCATGGGCAACCGACAGAGCTATACGAATAACCAGGGCGTAAGGATTTAACATACCGAAATCAGTAAATTTCCTCTTTGGCAAGTGAAGGAACTCCGCATATTCTGGCTGCCCTTCCTCCGTCTTGTGAAGCTGCAGCACCAAGGGTCTCCTCGTGACGATTCCTTAAAATAGTGTACAAGAAAAGGGAAAACCCCAATTAATTCAACGACCACTGAATCAGCCACTGAAAGTTCAAATACACGATCGGACCATTCAAAGGAACCGAAATCAATCAATATGTCGGAACCCTAACCAGATCCACGAGGCAGGAAATCACGCCCAACGATGCTCTCCAAGACCGATGATTTCCCCGAGCTCTGTTCGCCAAAAGACGCATCAAAGAAACTGATTAAAAACATCGAGCTGCAAACGACACGGTTGCAGCGAGATCGTAGACGAGTACCTGTCCACCGACGACGGCGACGGAGGGGAGCGCCTCCCAGAGCGTCGGCAGGGCCCCGTCGGCGCCGCCATGGTCGCCGAGCACCGTGCACGCCCTCTGGATGCGATTCACTAGGCCGATCAAACTCTCCATCGTCGTCATCTCCGGAACCCCAACTGTCGCCCTAGAATTCGAACCCGACAagccgaagagagagagagagagggactgaCGTAGTTGCTGCTGCTATGGCCGGTGGTTCGCTTTCGCTGTCCACTGAGTTATTAAACAGTTCTCCCCACTACGCCCCTAACGCGTCCATTGCCGGAACGTTGTGGAAGGGGCAGTTTAGGGAGATCGCGGGACAGTACGTGGCCGTGGGTCCGGGTAACGGCGTTCGTCTCCCCCACCCGAGTCCACCTGTGGTCTCTCTTTTCAAAAGTTTTCAAATTCGCCGTAACCACGACGGGAATATCCGCATAATTAACCGTTACGAACGCGCCGGCCCACATGCGGCCATTCTGAATGTGTGATGGATCCACCCCTATATGCGTGACTCTTAATCATATATTTGCGATATCTACTAGTCAAGGAACAGTCTCTTCGATATTTCTTGATTACATAAAATAGTACCGGAGTATTATACTTTTGCATATTTTTCAAACGACAtcgtatataatatatttatcatgatTATGTCAACGTTTTTCATTCCCATTTGGACGTGGCAGTGGCAGGATGAGGAGCCCGTCAGAAAATTCATgagtttttttaatatattttttaattaatttattatatttttttaaaaattattatcaaaattgattaataatattaaattttacaaACAATGACAATAATATTTGTGAAATTTATATGTCATGACAATATTCAAATACAACTAAATATattcaaatataatcataatcaaataaatatatctaaataaatctataaattaataatttttatatattaattttttgatgaaatatttttattttttattagtttattttataaaattttaaatatattaaaaattatgtacAAGATCAATTTAGTGTGTTGGAATGTCAAAGTCATACACTTAGTTcaattcttttatatatatatatatatataattaaaataatatatatattcatataactATCCCACCTtactaaatatatatgtattgttTCGTCATCATCCTAAATAGTTGACTCTTCGTCAATATAATCCTAGCAATATACTAAACTTATTACATAATTcaacctcatatatatatatatatatatatatatatatatatatgtatcatttCTATactaaagagaaagtttcaatgctttcTGGTATCGAGTTTTGATTGTCTTGGGATGATCATGGATAATCCATTGTTTGCATACAAACCCTTGTATAGATACCAAATTTTTTGAGTTAACAATTCTTCACATCTTTATTAGCTTTGCATAACTATTTTGATTGCCCAGCAACATATCCATTCTTTCACGATCTCATATTTTACTAAGCGCTTTGCTTACCTTGAGTGCCATTAAGTTTAGTTTCCAACGTCAAGCCGTAGTTATAACTAAGTTATTCCAATCTTATATACTACATGTTCTTCCATGCTCATTTGTCCTTGTGATGTCTCTCGCATAAAGGATTAGTTATTCCTTTAAATATCAATATCAAATGCTTGCTCTTTTAAGAGATTTATTTGTCTATATTTGTATGCTCCTTTTTCTCAAACGATTATATGTGTTGGTTGTCCTCTTGTTTGTCTATATTTGTATGCTCCTTTTAAGAGATTATATGTGTTGGTTGTCCTCAGCATAGTCTGACTAAATCCCTCTCGTTTATATGCCAAAGTATTTTTAAGTGTACTTATCCTACTCTAATATCATCTATGTTGATTTTGTCTAATTTGTATAATACCCTTGAATGTTCATTTGAAAATGATCAACCTCtttgaaaattattatgatcctttaaagatctacaaaagagaagatgAATTAGAGAAATCATTTAACTCACGATCTTACAAGCAATCATTTAAGTAAGTActtaatagataatataaattaaattataaatagataatataaattataaatatagacatTACAAACTCTAAATAATCATGCAATGAAAGTTCCAAGGTAATATATCAATATCAAAAGCCCCCCACAAATGTCTACATAATATTACTATGAAACAAGATAACAAATTAGCTCTAGCCATGTGCTACCTAAGTATCTCCTGATACTAACTGAAACTCTACACCACTCTAAACTCAAAAACCATCAAATGACtatatatttttgaataattttatcataactATACATAATCTGTGTTTACAAACTAATCAAAATAGAGCTATCAAGTTTATTACAAATTCTTTATAAAGtatgaataaaattatatatatataaacattatatcaaacattcTATTTAAAGTATATCGATCACTCTATTTAAAATACGACAAATAAGCTCAAaactcaattaaaattattttttaaaaaaatttaaaaattaaattattttttaatagacTTATTTTTTAATAGGCTATGCATGAATGTCTTTGCCATATCCACCAAGACACCAATCGAAAATACTCAgtaatcgattttttttttttaatcagagGCAGATATTGCAAACggtaaagaacaaaaaaaaaaaaaaaagggagaacacCCGAGAAAGACTTTAAAAAAATATGACTTTCTCGGTAATTCACCCAATAGTATCATAACCACGACACTGATATAACTGCAGAACAACCAGTGCTACATTTTGCACCATTAGCAACGATGCCGTTAAGGCTCTTCCGTAGACATCATCGTGCCGGGAGAATCAAAGACCAAAGAGTTGGAACAGTTAACATGCCAACTATCATACTTACTGCTAGGCATTTATTTAAACCttgatttttagcaccaaatgaagGCTCAAGGACTGACAAAACATTTGATCCCTCAGTGCACGATCAATCTCCAAGACGTAATAATCCTCAGCAGCTTATAGACCTCCAGCCATTCACTTTCAGTCATATGTTTATCATAAACCAGAACAATCGACAAATGACTGAACTCATTTAACCAATACTTAGTTATAAATCAAAAATTACATTTTAAATGAGCATACTACATAATCAGTTCCTGTTGACGGAGTGGCCAAGAAAAAATGACTTGCATCAGAAAAGACCACCTAGGATTCATTTGCTACTCCTACTCAACAACAGCTAGCAGATCACCAGCTTTACAGAAACAGTGCTTAGCTTCTGTCCCCAAGTCCACCTGCACACCAACTTACCAGGAGAAATTACAATTCAAGTAAACTATGCTGTGCAAACTATCCATGCTGCGAAAAATATTCAGCCCATTTATGCAACAATAAAAATAACAGACATGTTAGTCATGTGCCTATCAGTTCATGGTTCACATGTAACACAAATCCATGTTTGCTATCCATGCATATCCGGAAATAAGACGACAATATATGCAATTGCTGAATGACTTTATTTGTGGCAATCCCACATACCTCATAAGCATTAATATCTGAAAAAAGAACCTGCAAAATAAAGGAGTGCCAAGCATTGTCAGGAAAGCCCAACCAAAAGGATAAAGACTCAACTTTATTGTCACCATACGACCATACAAATCTCCAGGAAGGAAAACAAATGAAAAACCTATGATGCCATATTATGTGATAAAAAGTATCCAATAGCACTACTTTAACTTTCTTAAATGAGGACAAACTTTTCTAAAGCAAAAGAGATCTTGCACATGCAAGCGTACTACATTAACTCCAACAAGGTTAGGTGCAGCTCAGTGACTTGATAGATACACAGAAGACATGTACCTGATACCCGGTTGTCACTACTGCAATAAGTTACTCTAGATACTTTAGTTCCAGAACACGAAATCATCTTACAAAATCAGTCCTATTAATCAATTATATCTGTAAACTGCTACCAGTGTCTTGTGCATTTTGATTCAGGTATAATTTGAGATGCCGATCAACATTTTGATAGTTGACTTACAATCACAAATGTGGATGCTTCCTATCTAGTGACCcaagaaatataaaattaggTGAATAATTTGCACTATATCTGCCTGTTAGATGGATAAGGTATGCTATTTAAAAGTAAAGGTATTCAGATGAGTCGTCATGAGATGCACCAATGATAGGTaaatttatatgttattttcATACCATAAACACAGTGCAAGATCATATAAAGAAAGGAAATTAGTGATCATCCCCACTTTGTAGACTAGTTCATCTACCAAACACTACTACAAGGGAACCAGATTTACAAATAATGAACCACATTTAGAAAACAACTTTGCGAGCTGCCCATGAATTCATGACCCACTGGATATCGAGATTAATTTTTTGCCCTCATACCCCATGGTTTTCTTTAAAGCTTCTTAACTTTCTAATTTCCAATCTTGGTTTCCCATAAAGATCGCATGCTCTGATCTTCAGGGCAGTTTCTATTCTTGTTCAATGAAGAAAATTTTCCTTTTTGAAAAAGAAGTCCAGTTAACAAGTAGTTTATAATAGCCACAATAAATTGACAAAGAAAACACAATGATTTTATGTAGAAGGCTTAGCCATAAGAAGTGTGTATAAGACCATTGCGACCCAGTCTGATCAATAACTCATCCGTTAAAATCACTAGCACAAAATGTTTAAGCTCAAGTTAATACACCCACCCTTACAAGTTAATCTAAATCTTTACCCACTTTCATTGTGAGACTAAACTGAAGTGTTACAAGAATGACAGACACCATAAACTAAAATGACCTTCGTGATAAAGGGAAATATATTTTCTAGTACTGCAATAAAAATAAACCTGTAATCCAATGAGTTAAAGCATTGTCCAAAATCTTATATGGAATGAACCTCAGAGATGGTACCTTCTTTCCTGCTTCCACCTCGGCAACATCAGAACCAACTGACAGTACCTGTTCCAAGAGGTAGAGCAACAATTAAAGGACTGACAGTTAGCAGAAATGACATGGCAGCATCACTTGACCATTACCTCGCCCATTATATAGCGCTCAAATTTAACAGCTGATTTTGGAAGTAGAACTCCACCAGCAGATTTCTGCTCCAAAGATATTTTCAGTAAGAATAAAGAACCGGGTAGCTAAAGTTTTTCTTTTCAGAAACATATTTGCTCACTAGTTTTTGCAACTTATGTTCCTGCTActtttcaaataaaaatatattatgatatacaaATCCCACCTCAAAGATTAGTGAACATTGTAGTTGGTAATTTCACCATAAGCAGGAATAGTTATTTCATCTCCCAAACTGTTTCATTACCCATCACAAAGTATGACAAACAATAAGATGGAAGTGCTGAAACATTCAAATAGGGAACTGCTATGCAACTAAAACAATTTATTTGATGGTTTGGCCCCTGAACAGTTTTAAGAACACAAACAAAATTGTTTCTCAATTTCTATCAACAAAGGCACGGAGTAAATGGATTTTAAATTATCTAAGCAGTCAATCACatttacgaaaaaaaaaaaagctgatcCCAAGAAACCCACTCGGGCTGACAATACTGTGTGTCTAGGTCTCACGTGCCAAATTATCACCAACCCCATCTGAAGACCGATAGCTACCTATCAGATTTAAAGCAATTCGGGTAGAGGGGATGGTGCAATTGACCGGTAGAATGAACCAAAACTTACATAGACTAGAGGGATCGGAAAAACACAAACTACAGCATTAACCCTCGTTTTTTTGTCCCATAAGTTATCTCAATTGCATCCTTAAATCACAGAGAAAATATTAGCAACAACAACAAACGTAGGATTATAACAACCTCGGGCAGCTCCTCGAGGCGAATGAGGACCCTATCGGCTTGCGGAGCCACCTGCATCCAATACGACCAGAAAATAGGTGCGGGAAGATGAAGTGTATCGAATTAGTGGAACTGCAAAGAGACATTGCACCAGACCTTGGATGGTTCCCATTTCAAGGAGGAGACTCTGACCGCGCTCCTCCGCGAGGCATGGAGGCTCCAAAGTGGAAAAGAATGGCCagcgcgaggaggaggaggaggagttcgaGGCTGAGAGGGGGAAAGGAGAGTCTTGGCGGCGGATAGGAGGGAGGACGCCATCGGGCAGGGAAATGTCTCCGACGAAGACAGATGTTGCGAGAACTCACGAGACACACTGTTATATAACCGTTCTATGATCGCCGATATATTGGGATTTCTCCCGGCTATTCCGGATAGTTCTTCGCCCCCGTGAGAAGCACATGACACGGTCTATGGTTAATGGACCACCACCACCATGGTCGGTCTGATTCGATCCCATTTAATCGGTCGGACCGGGTTGGAGTTGTGAGTTCAACGGCTCAGCCCAAGTAGGTAGGACCGAGGTGTTAGCTTTACAGTATGGGTATGTGTTCGGGTCGGCTCGGCGACCGCTACTGTTGTTTCTCTCGCCACGATCGCGAGCAGAGGAGCAGCTATGGCGGGGATCCGGGGATATTGGACCCTAGCGGCGGCGGCGATTGTCTTCCGCCTCCTTCTCCTCTTATGTTTCCCCAAGGATCTCCACCTCGGCTCTCGCCCTGAGGTCGCCACCCCTCTCACCAGCCTCCGCCGCCGTATGAAGCCCAATCTCCCTTCCTCTCTTTCTTCTGTTTCTTTCTTTCGTCTATCATCGCGTACATTCTCTTATTTTCGTTTCTTTCTCACAGTGGCGGAAGGTTACTGGCTCAAGCAGGCGTCCATGTCGCCCTACTCAGGTTCCGGTGCCTTCCTAGGGTTTTTTGGTTCCAAGAAGTTAAAATCTTAAGTTAGCATTGGTTGATTTTGGTGTTTTTTGGTGATAAGAGCTTTCTATTGTGTGCCATCGTCACTTTCGACGGTTTGCAAACAAATTTTACGTGGATCGCATCAAATTTGATGTTTCTGAATTTTACATATTAATTGTCCATAGTACACTCGATGAGTTATAGCAGAAGAAGCGGAATGATCAGAGCATATATTGATAACAGCACTAGAGGCGAACCTATCAGTTCCAAACTACTCAGTAATAGTCATCCTAGGTTGCCTTTGGTGGATTTTGCAGATAATGTAAGTGGAAAACCTTGGTAGAAGCATTTACAATTCATGGATGAGTGAACGCTTGATAGtgttcaccaaaaaaaaaaaacaaaaatctcatCAGGTGCTAAATAATATCATGTGATAGCTCCTTAGGGAATATTTTAGATTAATCAAACTGAATGTTGGAATGTGCATTTGTATGCTTTTCTTTATTTATGAAGGACTTGATTTTACCGCTCTGAACTTTTTAATGCCTAATCAATCTTCAACATCAAGACTCATAGTCATGAGCATATCTGAGACAGAAAGCCACCgttatgatttttttcttttatgaaaatGGATAAGACTATTGGAACAACAAAGATGAGGATCATGAGTAAGCAAATTTTTGCGCTAGTCTTCTATTTGACAGAAATTGTTTGCTAATGATAAAGACAATGATTTACATTCTAGACTTTGTTAAtgtagggaatgataatgattatTAACATCAGAAGTATATCATCATATTCAGCTAGGTTTGTATGGTTTTATGAGTACAAATCATAATCTTGTAGGCTTGAGCCCTATCCATTCTTATCATATGCACAGGACATGAAGAGAAAATCCCATTTGGCAAATGTTAAGCAAAGGGACAGGCCTGTTGACACCTATATTAATGTGTTACATCTGACAGAAATTTTCTAGGACAGTTTTTTAATACTGTTTTCTATTTTCCTCCAAGAAAAGGTTAGTTTTACTGGATTTCTGTCACTCCTAGGGCAACGGATGTTAGAATAGATGACCACTTGAATAGTGTCTATGTAATCCAAAGATGATCAGGAATTAACTGGTTGCTGGTGTTTCATGATGCTCCCTTAATAGTGTCACTAATTTGGACATTTTATAATCAATAATCTTATGTTGCAAACATCGTGCTAACCTATTCAGATGTTTTTCTGTATTTTAGTCAGCACaggagattaataaatctaattATCTATTTTATTATGTGCTGGTAAATCATTATTAGTTATATTCCACATGAAATGCTGTAATAAGCCATTATATTCTTTATGGGAATGTATTTACGATGAAGATCTACGTGTTAATTTCCTATATTTCAAATACTCCACAAAAGGAATGCTTAAAAATTGCTTAATTGTTTGAATCTTTCTTGCGCCTTAATTAGCTATTTGATTTCTGCTGGAACCTGGAGCTTGCTGCTTGCTGTGTGCTAGATTCTCCAGTTTTTCTGTCTCTCCGCTTAGGGGTCATAAACTCTTAGTGCTAGAATCAATTGCTGTCACACcatagcttgttattttgaacttaAGTCATTACCTGAGTATGTTATACGTTCTGTTTAAGTGCCCTTTACAGAATAGGCTTCATGGGTTTAATGGCATGAGGAAGAATGTGGTCCATATTCTCTATTTGTCATTTCTCTTATTCTGGCAACTTTGTTTCTTTCAGGTTCAATGTACCATGGTTCCCCTCTGCTATTATCATTTCTTGGGCAGTTGACTATTAGAAGGTACAGATTCTGCTTTGATAAGTGGCTTCTGTGCTGTTAAGCTTTCCTATGGAACTTTATTGTCCAAACACTAATGTTTTTCACTTTTTTAAAAACAAAATAAGCTAGAACTTATATGTTCCCACTTACACAAGAAAATGAAAGCATACAAAAAGCAATTTACATCCAGACATGATTGAAGATATGTAGGtttcatttcttccttgttggagGAATAATGGGGCTTACTCATGATTTGTTTAGATATACCATTTACATCTAGACATTTAGTCTTCTTTAACATTCTTCTTCTGGAATTCACTTTTGCAGAGTTGAAGGACGACCCCCTCACTTTTATTGCAGGTGACAtttcatttattttataaattttggtCCAGTAATAATTTGTCTGGGGCATTAACTAAATTAACTTCATATTATTATGTATATGTCCATATAGATACCTGCAAAACTTGATGAAATCTCATGTGTTGTGCTTTTGTAAGTCTGCTTCCTTTTCTATCGTGGCATATTGCCATGACTAATTGCGTTGGCTATTTCTTTTTTCTCATCACAGACTGGTATGACCCAATAGCATAATGAGTTTGCTGACCTTTACTTTGATGAACCCAGGGAGCCATTAAACAACATTGCTTCATGAAGTTGTGCATGTGAATGGTTTAGAAAATCAAGATGCAATGTGCTTTATCTTTTTATAATCAAATAGGTGTCGCATCAACTGTGATGTAAATATTACTATATAAGATCTGAAGCATAGATTTTCTTCAACTGTTTGATCCATGCAGATAATTCCTTATCTTCTGATCTAACTGAAAACTGCTATACTGTTGTTTTTTTGACATCTCTAAGAAGCCTTCTCCATTTAGCCTCTATTTGTGGTGGTTTTTGGATTGTTAAGTATGATATTTAATGCTTATCAATGCAAAAACAGTTTGATGTTTGTGGTTGTAGATTTTATTACTGCCATACTTATCCGTGCAACTGGTCAGAAGCTTCTGTTGTCACGCCACAAGAGCTTTCAGGTTCTGAACCTCTCGAAGCTGGTAGAAGCTTCAGGTGCATTTAAAACGTCATGTTGCTGCAAGAGTAGTTTGTTCACTGTCCTGATTTATAATTGTTGTCAATTTATCCTCCATGATCCTTCTTGTGAGTAGTGTGCTTGTATAGACTAGTGGTAGTTATAATACTCCCTTTTCCTTGGACAAGTAAAATTTTATTCAGAACTTGCAGCATGAAAATTGTTAACGAGAAGAAAGATTTATGAGCCTTATGTATAAATTAAGTAATTACATCACAAAAAACAAATTGACAGAATAAAGGAAATAGGGGAGTTGTCATTCAAAAGGTTCATTTTACTGGGCAAACACTATGAGATGAAGAGAATACTCTGCTCAAATTAGATTCTGCTACCTTGCATGTTTGCTCTACACATATTTAGGCCTTCATCTAGCAGTGACTTTTTCATTCAAATCATACATACCTCCCATTGGATGCCAGATGGTAGACAAAATatatattctagttattataatgTTCTTGGAAACCCAATTTCTTATTTTATAGCTTTTATATATTCTAGCTTTTATAATGTTCACAATAAGTAGCTAATGCTAAGTTTTGCTAATTTTGTTTATCTAATACTTTCAGGAACTGTGAACCCTGGAGATTTTGCTTCTCTTGTATATCTTTGGAATCCACTAACGATAGTCACTTGCATGGGATCGTCTACATCGCCAATTGATAATTTAATGGTTGTCATGGCAATCTATGGAGCTTGTTCACGTAATTCCTGTTTTATGCCCTAATAATTGTGGTCTTGAGATCTGACATCCTGAGATAAACTTCAATTTGGTGACTGTTTCTTTTATAATCAGAGCATGCCAATCATCCATTGAGCAACTTATTAGTTGTATATTCATATTTTTATATACAGCATATTTAGTAGCTTGCACAAGGTTTTATaccttttaataatatatatgaaacaGATGCTAAATTCATTTAagcctaaatttgaattatgATATTCCACAAGAATTCTATCATTGTTGGTTTATTCGAAGGGATAGACTATTGGTTATATTTTATCTGTACTCTACATTTTGCCCTATGTGTACCCTGAACTACTTATACATGGTTCTATACATATCAGCAGTCCTACTCCGTGTGGTTGTAGATCTTTCCTGGTTGTGGGTACTTTTTTGCTCAACTTATGTTTGTCTCTCTGTTTATTTTTTGTTTGACACACCTAGATTACTCCTTTTGTTATTTTGGTATTTAGAAGCTCATCATCTCTTTCTTCATACCTGAACTATCAACTAGTAGTTGTTTATAAATATATTCTGACTAATCTAGTGTCACCACTAGATTTCCTATCTAGTCAAGTGGACTTCAAGCATCCTGAATATTTGCATTTGtaagtatatataatatatataggaTCCTTTATTTGTCAACATGGTTATAATAAAATTGACAACTCAAATTTTCAGCTGCTGCCTCTTGCTATCATTTTGGTACAAAAAGGCATTATCCTTGTGTTTTCTTGATTATTATAATGCCAATTTTGGTTGAGTAGTTTCATTAGGATTATGCTACCTATTCTTTTTATTGGTGTAGTTTAAGTGACTGCTTGATCAATATTGATATATTTCTTGTTTCAATATGCACATGCAAATTTTGTGATTCGCTTTTATGCTTGCCTAAAACATTGTTATATTTCTCATGGATGGGAAAATGTCGTAGGGCTCTGAAACTGCTGATCTTTTGGCTGTTATATCATGCTCTTGTTTGGTTAATTAAAAACATTTCCATAGTCTTATTGCTGGAAATTAGAGAACTCTGCCCTTCACAGGAATAGCACCATTGGCAGCCTTTGGATGGGTTTTTGCAACACACTTATCTCTTTATCCAATCATCCTGATTGTGCCGGTATTCGTTTTTTGTTCACATAGTAGTTTTATGCTGCAGTCTATTTCTTCCTCAATAAAATAATCATCTCACCTTTTCTTTCCTTGGTTAACTTTATTTCAGGTCATTCTTTTATTAGGATATGGTCTGGATGCTCCTCCTTCAAAGTTGTTCCTACATAAAACTTCTGATGCAAGTAGTAGTGGTGCTCTAAATCAGAGTCCTGACAAATCTGGAGCATCAAAGCTGACAGATAATACAATTCATACTTTCTCATGGGTTCAAGTTCTTCACTTTGTATTGTGGGTATTCATATGGTTGTGCTATGTCTTATTTTTGAGTAGTATGTCACTCAAAGATGTTGGGGGCCTGTCAGAAATGTTCAGGAAGTAAGATACACAATCCATTAGGCAGTTCTCATTTCATTTTTTCCTGACATACAACTTATTACCTTGGCTTGGACTATGTAACATTGCGATATTTTTTCTCAATAATTCTGCTCTCCAAATTCGATAATGAATTtataattagtattttattaccAAAATGCATCTCCATTGACTTTTCATTAGTATTTGAGCCTTAATCAGAAACTTCTGTCTGACAATATGTAAGTCAAAGGTGAGCTGTTCATCCCAATGGGCAATGCTATCACACCAAGTTCTTGTTATTGAGGTTTGATAAGCCTGAAAACCAAATAAAATGCATTTGGGTGGTTTTGTGTTCGTGTATAAGgcaatttttgtttttaattattGGATGGTGAAGGTACAAGTAGATATACCACCAGTGTTGGTGACATTCCATGTGTATAAAGTAATCAATGCTGTGTccttgaaaaagaaaaaaccaaCTGGCTAATTTGGTGTTCCTTTCTTACTCCAAATCAcattataaagtaataaatgtttTCTTAGAGAAAATAAATGCAGGTAAAACAAAAGCTG of the Musa acuminata AAA Group cultivar baxijiao chromosome BXJ3-2, Cavendish_Baxijiao_AAA, whole genome shotgun sequence genome contains:
- the LOC103975153 gene encoding 10 kDa chaperonin 1, chloroplastic isoform X1, coding for MASSLLSAAKTLLSPSQPRTPPPPPRAGHSFPLWSLHASRRSAVRVSSLKWEPSKVAPQADRVLIRLEELPEKSAGGVLLPKSAVKFERYIMGEVLSVGSDVAEVEAGKKVLFSDINAYEVDLGTEAKHCFCKAGDLLAVVE
- the LOC103975153 gene encoding 10 kDa chaperonin 1, chloroplastic isoform X2; amino-acid sequence: MASSLLSAAKTLLSPSQPRTPPPPPRAGHSFPLWSLHASRRSAVRVSSLKWEPSKVAPQADRVLIRLEELPEKSAGGVLLPKSAVKFERYIMGEVLSVGSDVAEVEAGKKVLFSDINAYELVCRWTWGQKLSTVSVKLVIC
- the LOC103975142 gene encoding uncharacterized protein LOC103975142, with the translated sequence MAGIRGYWTLAAAAIVFRLLLLLCFPKDLHLGSRPEVATPLTSLRRLAEGYWLKQASMSPYSGSMYHGSPLLLSFLGQLTIRRVEGRPPHFYCSLMFVVVDFITAILIRATGQKLLLSRHKSFQVLNLSKLVEASGTVNPGDFASLVYLWNPLTIVTCMGSSTSPIDNLMVVMAIYGACSRIAPLAAFGWVFATHLSLYPIILIVPVILLLGYGLDAPPSKLFLHKTSDASSSGALNQSPDKSGASKLTDNTIHTFSWVQVLHFVLWVFIWLCYVLFLSSMSLKDVGGLSEMFRKTYGFILTVEDLSPNIGVLWYFFAEVFDFFRNFFLIVFHVNILFMILPLAIRLKHRSCFLAFVYIAISSMLKSYPSVGDSALYLGLLALFCNELADMHFSFFLFCGYIGVSLLSPVMHNLWIWRGTGNANFYFATGLAYACLQTVLVVESVSSMLKHDRMLRKLVKA